Part of the Methylomonas sp. AM2-LC genome, ATTGGATCCGGGGATAACTTCCATATTGGCTATTGCCACTTGAGGAATTAAATCCCAATTAACGGTATCTCCAAAGGCTTCATTTACCCGCACGCCATCTTGGTATACTGAAAGTCCTATTGGTGTGCCAAGCAAAGGCGATGCTGTAAACCCCCTGTAGGTAACATCTGGCTGATAAGGGTTGTTTTGAGTATCGTTAATATTGACACTTGCCAAACGACGATTCATAAAGTCTGATATTGCAATGGCTTCGTGCCGATTGATTTCCTCATCCTCAGCAGATTGCACATTACCGGAAATTTTCTTCAAACCCAGACCTGTAGCTCCCAATGGGGTTGTGCTAACCACTTCAACTTCGGGTAGCTCAAAGGCATCGATAGGCTGCGTATGTACCTGAGTAGGTGTATTGTCGGTATTTAGCTTGCTGGATTCTGCTGTCGGTGTTGTCTCTGCTTGATCAGAAGCAGAAAAAAAACCATCAAAAATTGAGAGCCGTTTAGAGGTAGATACTTTGGCATCCGTTTCTGCATAGCCTGGCACTGCGATTAGAGAAAAAGGTAAAACTGCCAACAACAGCCGTTTACGGTAAGGAGGAAGAGACATAAGAAGGACCTAAATTATTTAAAATTACGCTCATGTCATTCTATGTATTTTTGTTTAGGAATTTTTCCTGATTTTTTCTGCATGACCGTTACGTTTCAGATAAAAATCCTAAAAACACTTTATATTCCGCATAAATTTCGCTGTATTTAAAGAAGCTTCTCACCTTATATCTCAGTCAAGCTGGCTTTATCAGCATAGCTATTAAGTTAGTTTTTGAGAGCCTTGAGTACACACTTAACCATCTAGCTATAGAGCATGCTTTGCAAAAAAATCGTCCAATGTCGTGTTGTCATTATTACTCGTTAAAAATTGTATAAATATTAGAAAATACTAATTAAGTTATTGATATACAATATTTAAACTGTAATAAAAAATAATTATCCTAAACACAATTTTTGTGATAGTATTCAAAAAAATGCCTCTTGGGGAACTATTCATGAAAACCCGTTATCTAGCTGGACTCGTTAGTTTATTACTATTTTCCACTCAAGCTGCATTAGCGAACAGCACCAGTTTTACAGGAAACTTTGCACAGGACGACAATGTGCAGTTTTTTACTTTTTCTATCTCAGCACCTACCGATGTTACTTTCAATACCCTCTCTTATGCGGGTGGTGTTAACGCAGCCGGAACCACCATTGCTGCGGGCGGATTTCTACCTATATTAACCTTATGGGATGCGGCTGGAATAAATGTAGCGAGTTATTCCACAAATGGTGACATTAGTTTCACTCAAGATTTAACGGTAGCCGGTTCCTATATTCTGGCATTAACCGAATACAATAATCAGGCGTTGGGCGATTTACCCAATGGTGCTTTAGACCCTACACAGTTTACAGAGTCTGGACAGGGCAATTTCACAGTTCCACAGTTTAGTAATACACCGGGTATCCCTGGGGCATTCATTGCGCCGGATGGTTCGCAACGCACTAGTGTCTGGGCAGTGGATATCAGCAGCCCTAATCCTGTTATAACAACAGGCAGTGTCCCCGAACCCGAGACATTATATCTGCTAATGACTGGTATCGGCTTAGTAGGTATCTTTACGCGTAGAAAAAATCGGTAATAAATCGACTGTTTTGTTTTCCAGTGTCGCGTAACGCTGGTGGCACCTAAGCCTTAACGGGTCAGGGCAAAAATTTTACGCCTTTTTTCTTTTAAACCCTGTTAGTTTTAGGAGCCACTATGATCGTAAAACTTAAGCCACTGAGTGCGGCCATTTTTCTGGTCGGATTTACACCCCTTGCAGCCCAGGCTGTGGATGCGTTACTAACTGCAGATACCTATATTGCTTCTGGCTTTCCAACCAGTAACTACGGAAACTCTGTTAACCTTAAAGTTAATTCCAGCGCAGATGGACTTTTGCAATTCGATTTGACAGGCATACCTACCGGTACCACCGCAACTAACATCAGCAAAGCAACTTTATATGTGTGGGTAAACACGGTCACCACACCGGGCGCTTTGGAAATAAGTCCAGTGACCAGTGCCTGGACTGAACAAACCGTTACTTTTAATTCACCGCCTTCAGTAGGCGCACCTTTGGCGAATGCGGTGCCTGTTACCCAAACTGCAAACTATATTCTGGTAGACGTTACTGCACAACTAAAAGCTTGGCTTACCAATCCAGCCAGCAATTTTGGTTTACAAGTACAACCAGACCCAACTGCACCTAGCACCTCCATCTTGATCGACAGCAAGGAAAACTCTCTTACCAGTCACCCTGCCTTTATTGACATCAGCTTGATAGGCAATGGCCCTACGGGTGCAAAAGGTGCAACGGGAGGAGTAGGTCCAACAGGGCCGACCGGAGCAACTGGCCCTACCGGACCCACTGGTCCCACTGGTCCCACTGGCCCTGCCGGCACAAATGGAACTAATGGTACTAATGGCAGCAACGGCGCTCCAGGCGTTACTGGTCCGGCTGGTGCACCCGCCGTTTTTAATGTAGCTGGTGCACTACAACCCGCTACTACATTCATCGTTGCTGACACGGTTAACTTCGTAGGTACCAACGTACAGACAGTAACCTTTTCACATAGATTTAGTCCAGGTGTTACTCCCGTTTGCACAGTTACACCTGTTTTTCCTGGACACTTAACAGCTGATATTAATAGTGTTAGCAATACTCAGTTGACCATAGAATTAAGTCTGGTAGATAACGCTGCGGTTAATTTTATTTGCATAGGAAATTAATAAAACAATAGCAATCCAATAGAAGTATCAGTCTAATGGAAGCACCAAGCACCTTAGATTGGCACCTCAAAGCACTTAAAACAGGCAACATAAACTAATATTACGATAGAGGTATTCATCATGGCAGACCCATTTCTAGGCGAAATCAGAATCTTTTCGGGTAACTTTGCCCCCGTTGGATGGTTCCTGTGCGATGGTACAATTTTGCCCATCTCCCAATACACCGCTTTGTTTGCTATTATTGGCACAACATACGGCGGTAACGGAGTAAGTAACTTTGCCTTACCGGATTTACGCGGACGCTTTCCAATTGGACAAGGATCTGGCCCCGGTCTCTCACCTGTCATATGGGGAGAATCGAGCGGTCAGGAATCGGTAACATTGCTTGCTAACCAAATGCCTAGCCATAACCATCAATTAACAGCTAGCAGTAGTGCTGGCACCACGGATAATCCCCTCAATGCCATTCTGGCAAATGGTTCAGGATCTTCCATTTATGCAACAGGCAGCGCACCTAACGAAACTCTGGCACCCACAACTATTACCAACGCTGGAGGTAATACACCGATACCTATTCGCAACCCTCATCTAGGAATTACTTTCATTATTGCGTATACCGGTATTTTTCCTTCACGTGCTTAACAAGATCAAAATACTCAGTTATGCTTGAAAAGCTCTGTCTGACAGGCATAACTGGTCATAGCGCTTTAAGCGTTTGCATGAAAAGGTTTTAGAGATGTCCACATTACGATACCCTCGCCCGGTTAACAGGCGGCATTTTCTTAAAGTTTCTGGGCTTACGGCAGTTGCTTCATTTGCGATATCGCCGTTGGCCTTGGCTTTTGATCACAGCTATTCAAGTTTGAAAGTAGGGGTTAAAGAGTATCGGGGGACAGATAACGGCAAACTTTTGTTGTCCACCGACCAAGGTAAAACTTGGACTGAAATAGCCAACTTTGGCGATGATTGTAGCGTCGAAAATATTACAGCCGAACTCAATGGCTTGGTTAAAGTACATCTGCGAAAAGGTGCGCATTCCATCTGGATACAATCTGATAATGACCAAAAATGGGTTACTGAAAACTATATTCCACCGACAAAATTTTAAACTCCACTAATTGGTGAACCCTATATCACTGCGTGTAGAATCTACAACTGACGAATACTTTCTGCGTCAGTTGTATGCTTCCACTCGCAGCAAGGAAATGGTATTAACTCCCTGGAGTGAAGCGCTAAAAGAGGCGTTTCTTAATCAACAATTTGATTTACAGCGCGACCACTATCGGCAACACTATCCAGAAACAGAATTTATGCTGATTTTGAATGAGGATAAACCAATTGGACGCTGGTATCTACACAGTAACACAGACCACCTGCTGCTATTGGATATTTCCCTATTACCCGACTATTGTAATCAAGGTATTGGCAGCTATTTACTGAATACCTTATTGGTTAAAGGTACGCAACAGCACAAGCCTGTCAGATTACATGTAGAAAACCATAATCGTGCAAAAAGCTTATATCTACGACTTGGCTTTTCGATGATTGAGGATAAAGGTATCTATCTGCTCATGCAATGGCTACCCCACACAACCAACTAATTTTTAAACTCAATTCACCCTACTTCTCACAAAACACTTAGCATTTGCTTATAATGCTATACGTATATCTGCGCAGTAATCATTACTGAAATGCGTATGTTTTTTAGCAGCGACCGACAATCGCCAAACCCACTAGCAACGAGTTAAGCATATGGCAAGCATTGGTTTATGTATGATAGTGAAAAACGAGGCAAGCATTATCTGCCGCTGCCTGCAAAGCGCCATGCCCCTACTGGATTATGTATTAATTGTTGATACGGGTTCGAGTGACGCTACCCCGCAAATTATTCGTGACTTTCTGCATACTCAACAACTGCCCGGCTGCGTAATAGAAGAGCCTTGGCAGAATTTTGCTTATAATCGAAATTTTGCGCTGCAAAAACTCAGAGAACATCCAGAGATTGACTATGGTCTCATGATAGATGCCGACGAAGTGCTGGTTTTCGAAGCTGATTTCAATGCTGAACAATTCAAACAACAACTGCAATTGGATCTGTACGATGTGCAAACCCGCTATGGAAATATAGCCTATCTGCGCCCGCAACTGTTCAGTAATCGCTTAGCGTTGAGTTACAAAGGTGTGTTGCATGAATTTCTTGACATCCGCAAAATCCCTACTCGCGGAACTGCACAAGGCTTTTTCAACCACCCTATTCAAGACAGTACCCGCAATCACAATCCTAATAAATTTGCAGATGACGCTGCGTTATTAGAACAAGTATTACGCGAAGAAAAAGATGCTTTCATGATCAGCCGTTATACTTTTTACTTAGCACAAAGTTATCGTGATTGTGGCGCTCATCAGCAAGCGATGGATGCCTATTTGCGCCGAGCAGAACTGGGCGGCTGGATTGAAGAAGTCTACTTCAGCCTGCTAAGTGCAGCACGTCTAAAAGAAGTACTTGACTATGCCAGTCAGGAAGTCATTCAATCCTATCTTGCGGCACACGAACTATTACCCGCACGCTTAGAAGCATTGCATGGTGCTATTCGCTATTGTCGGCTACACGAAAAATACCAACAGGCCTATATATTGGCAAAACAGGCTATCACTCAATCCGCGCCTAAGGACGGTTTATTTTTGGAAAACTGGATTTTTGATTACGGACTACTTGATGAACTTTCTATTGTTGCGTATTGGGTTGGTAATTTTCAAGAGTGCTTTGACTGTTGCCTAAGCATTTTACAACAAGCAAAAATTCCCACTGCCTCGCGCCAACGCATTCGTGATAATGCCTGTTTAGCAATATCCAAACTGGGGCAAGCGGATTTGGCAAATTTGCTACCTCCGTAACTGAAAACAGGCTGATTTGTCAACAAATACCCAACTGATCATAAGTTTTCTATAATAGTTTTGTGATACCCCTCATAAATAATAAAACGAGTGCTTTTTTTCTAAAAATAACTGCTATATTTCTTACAACGATTTCTCTCTTTCTTACAAAAGAGGGAAATTAAGTGATTAGTTTACGCCATAATAACATTACTTAATATATGGTAATTAGCACTCAGCAAAATAGCCTTAATTTCAGATGTGTCGCTACTATCAAAAGCGATAAACACCGCATCTAATTTAATGCGAATTAACTAAAAATTTACGACCCTACCCATTAATAGTTTTCGTTGTCCGAAGCACTGATGTACAGCCTGGTACAGTTTATTTATTGCTTCCAGACAGTAATTTAATATTTTTTAGAGCGCCTGCAATTCATGAAAAACAACCAGCCAATAACTCAAAACGAAGTACATTTTTCCGCAGATGATATTATCGTCTCAATCACCGACACTCAGGGTGTTATAACCAGTGTCAGCCCTGCTTTCTGCCAAATTAGTGGTTATACTGAAGCAGAAATGCTCGGTCAAAATCACAATATGGTGCGTCATCCTGATATGCCACCGGAAGCTTTCGAATGGTTATGGCGCACGGTAAAAACGGGAAAGACCTGGAATGCACGGGTTAAAAACCGGGCAAAAAACGGCGACTTTTATTGGGTGGACGCAACCGTATTACCCCTTTTCGAAAACAATCAGATTATCGGATATAGATCATTACGGGTAAAACCAAGTCGGGCTCAGGTAGATGAAGCAAATAAACTCTACAACGACATCAATGCAAAACGGATTAAAAATCCATTTATACCTGGAAAATTTGCTCTGTTCATTAGCCAATTAAAGCTACGACAAAAGTTTATGATTTTGGTAGTGCTGGCAGTCATGATGTGTGCAATACCTACCTGTATATTAACAAAACGTATTAATGATGAACTGGATTTCTCTGCCAAAGAAACTCAAGGTATTACTTATATCCGCGAAACTATCAAGCTACTGCAACTGGTTCAACAACATCGTAACCTTGCAGTTTTAGTTTTAGCCGGCGACAGCAAAAGTGCCATCAATCTCGAAGCCAAACAGACTGAAGTTAATTTACAACTCAAAGCGCTGGACACAATAGACAGCAATATGCCAGAAATGGGTATGACTAACGCCCTAAAACCTATTCGCAGTGACTGGGAAAATATTACCACCTCATTAGAAAACCAATCAGCAACCAACAATTTGGTCAAACATGCCGCCTTGACGGATAAAATTTTCGCTTTCAATCGGACTATTGGCGATGTTTCAAATTTAGCACTCGATCCAGTACTGGATAGCTATTACTTGATTATCATCGCAAATTATCAACTGAGTGATATTGCAGAACGACTAAGTTTGTTAGCCAGCATTGGCGGACGCGCTTTGGAACAAAAAACCGTGTCACCCCAAGATATACAGGATTTACAAAAAATACTGGGCGATTTACCG contains:
- a CDS encoding glycosyltransferase — encoded protein: MIVKNEASIICRCLQSAMPLLDYVLIVDTGSSDATPQIIRDFLHTQQLPGCVIEEPWQNFAYNRNFALQKLREHPEIDYGLMIDADEVLVFEADFNAEQFKQQLQLDLYDVQTRYGNIAYLRPQLFSNRLALSYKGVLHEFLDIRKIPTRGTAQGFFNHPIQDSTRNHNPNKFADDAALLEQVLREEKDAFMISRYTFYLAQSYRDCGAHQQAMDAYLRRAELGGWIEEVYFSLLSAARLKEVLDYASQEVIQSYLAAHELLPARLEALHGAIRYCRLHEKYQQAYILAKQAITQSAPKDGLFLENWIFDYGLLDELSIVAYWVGNFQECFDCCLSILQQAKIPTASRQRIRDNACLAISKLGQADLANLLPP
- a CDS encoding GNAT family N-acetyltransferase encodes the protein MNPISLRVESTTDEYFLRQLYASTRSKEMVLTPWSEALKEAFLNQQFDLQRDHYRQHYPETEFMLILNEDKPIGRWYLHSNTDHLLLLDISLLPDYCNQGIGSYLLNTLLVKGTQQHKPVRLHVENHNRAKSLYLRLGFSMIEDKGIYLLMQWLPHTTN
- a CDS encoding tail fiber protein, whose protein sequence is MADPFLGEIRIFSGNFAPVGWFLCDGTILPISQYTALFAIIGTTYGGNGVSNFALPDLRGRFPIGQGSGPGLSPVIWGESSGQESVTLLANQMPSHNHQLTASSSAGTTDNPLNAILANGSGSSIYATGSAPNETLAPTTITNAGGNTPIPIRNPHLGITFIIAYTGIFPSRA
- a CDS encoding DNRLRE domain-containing protein, encoding MIVKLKPLSAAIFLVGFTPLAAQAVDALLTADTYIASGFPTSNYGNSVNLKVNSSADGLLQFDLTGIPTGTTATNISKATLYVWVNTVTTPGALEISPVTSAWTEQTVTFNSPPSVGAPLANAVPVTQTANYILVDVTAQLKAWLTNPASNFGLQVQPDPTAPSTSILIDSKENSLTSHPAFIDISLIGNGPTGAKGATGGVGPTGPTGATGPTGPTGPTGPTGPAGTNGTNGTNGSNGAPGVTGPAGAPAVFNVAGALQPATTFIVADTVNFVGTNVQTVTFSHRFSPGVTPVCTVTPVFPGHLTADINSVSNTQLTIELSLVDNAAVNFICIGN
- a CDS encoding DVUA0089 family protein produces the protein MKTRYLAGLVSLLLFSTQAALANSTSFTGNFAQDDNVQFFTFSISAPTDVTFNTLSYAGGVNAAGTTIAAGGFLPILTLWDAAGINVASYSTNGDISFTQDLTVAGSYILALTEYNNQALGDLPNGALDPTQFTESGQGNFTVPQFSNTPGIPGAFIAPDGSQRTSVWAVDISSPNPVITTGSVPEPETLYLLMTGIGLVGIFTRRKNR